A single window of Bos javanicus breed banteng chromosome 19, ARS-OSU_banteng_1.0, whole genome shotgun sequence DNA harbors:
- the KIF18B gene encoding kinesin-like protein KIF18B isoform X2 has protein sequence MVMAVEDSMLRVVVRLRPPTPKELESQRRPVVQVVDERVLVFDPEEPDGGFLGLKWGSAQDGPRKKGKDLTFVFDRVFGETATQQDVFQHTTHSILDSFLQGYNCSVFAYGATGAGKTHTMLGRERDPGIMYLTTMELYRRLEACREEKRFEVLISYLEVYNEQIHDLLEPKGPLAIREDPDKGVVVQGLSFHQPTSAEQLLGMLTRGNRNRTQHPTDANATSSRSHAIFQIFVKQQDRIPGLTQALRVAKMSLIDLAGSERASSTHAKGERLREGANINRSLLALINVLNALADAKGRKSHVPYRDSKLTRLLKDCIGGNCRTVMIAAVSPSSLTYEDTYNTLKYADRAKEIKLSLKSNVISLDCHISQYATICQQLQAEVAALREKLRVYEAAAQAPPHDAPRSPKPGTPHQPLALRVLCLAQRQYSLLQAANLLTPDMVTEFETLQQLVREENAGPGGEASGEPGPARKAPLAQELRSESKSAGYSGPVTRTMARQLSGLTHTLGVPPGPDCTPPQASREATEKKRRRPSPSEPDSPPAPKLGTKRQRQSLLPCLRRGTLPEARLPCGPSTPTGKRAPSPCPSPRFCPATVIKSRVPLGPSALQNCSTPLPLPSRDLNATFDLSEEPLAKLGFHECIGWDSVPQELNRLDQPFIPSAPMPLFTMKGPKPASSFSGTSARKKRRAVSSSISRSLGVARGRSRIARLPSTTLKRPAGPLAIPEPPSSPHYPGNQKNREELMGVKGALSAGSCSIKVS, from the exons ATGGTGATGGCGGTGGAGGACAGCATGTTGCGGGTGGTGGTGCGGCTGCGGCCCCCCACTCCGAAGGAGCTGGAGAGTCAGCGGCGGCCTGTGGTTCAGGTGGTAGACGAGCGTGTGCTGGTGTTCGACCCTGAGGAGCCCGATGGGGGCTTCCTTGGCCTGAAATGGGGCAGCGCCCAAGATGGCCCCAGGAAGAAGGGCAAAGACCTGACGTTTGTCTTTGACCGGGTCTTCGGTGAGACGGCCACCCAGCAGGATGTGTTCCAGCACACCACCCACAGCATCCTGGACAGCTTCCTCCAGGGCTACAACTGCTCAG TGTTTGCCTATGGGGCCACCGGGGCCGGGAAGACACACACCATGCTGGGAAGAGAGAGGGACCCTGGCATCATGTACCTGACCACCATGGAGCTGTACAGAAGACTTGAGGCCTGCCGGGAGGAGAAGAGATTCGAGGTGCTCATCAGCTACCTGGAG GTGTACAATGAGCAGATCCACGACCTCCTGGAGCCCAAGGGGCCCCTTGCCATCCGTGAGGACCCCGACAAAGGGGTGGTGGTACAAGGACTTTCCTTCCACCAG CCAACCTCAGCTGAGCAGCTGCTGGGCATGCTGACCCGGGGGAACCGTAACCGCACGCAGCACCCCACTGATGCCAACGCTACGTCCTCCCGCTCCCATGCCATCTTCCAg ATCTTCGTGAAGCAGCAGGACCGGATCCCAGGTCTGACCCAGGCCCTTCGCGTGGCCAAGATGAGCCTCATTGACCTGGCAGGCTCAGAGCGGGCGTCCAGCACCCATGCCAAGGGGGAGCGGCTACGGGAGGGAGCCAACATCAACCGCTCGCTGCTGGCCCTCATCAACGTCCTCAACGCCCTGGCGGACGCAAAG GGCCGAAAGTCTCACGTGCCATACCGGGACAGCAAGCTGACCCGCCTCCTCAAGGACTGCATTGGGGGCAACTGCCGAACGGTGATGATCGCTGCCGTCAGCCCCTCCAGCCTGACCTACGAGGACACCTACAACACCCTCAAGTATGCCGACCGGGCCAAGGAGATCAAACTCTCG CTGAAGAGCAACGTGATCAGCCTGGACTGTCACATCAGCCAGTACGCCACCATCTGCCAGCAGCTCCAGGCTGAG GTGGCCGCCCTGAGGGAGAAGCTCCGGGTGTATGAGGCAGCAGCCCAGGCCCCACCTCACGACGCTCCACGGTCCCCCAAGCCAGGCACTCCGCATCAACC GTTGGCCCTGAGGGTGCTGTGCCTGGCCCAGCGCCAGTATTCCCTGCTCCAAGCAGCCAACCTCCTGACCCCTGACATGGTCACAGAATTTGAGACTCTGCAGCAGCTGGTGCGAGAGGAAAACGCTGGGCCTGGAGGGGAGGCTTCTGGGGAGCCTGGCCCAGCCAGGAAGGCACCTCTGGCTCAAGAGCTGCGTTCAGAGTCAA AATCTGCAGGATACTCGGGCCCTGTAACTCGGACCATGGCAAGGCAACTGAGTGGCCTCACACACACTCTGGGGGTCCCACCTGGGCCAGACTGCACTCCACCCCAGGCATCTCGGGAGGCCAcagagaagaagaggaggagaccgAGCCCCTCGGAGCCAGACAGCCCCCCGGCCCCAAAACTGGGGACCAAGCGCCAGCGCCAGTCCCTCCTGCCCTGCCTGAGGAGGGGGACCCTGCCTGAGGCTCGGCTTCCATGTGGGCCCAGCACCCCCACGGGGAAGAGGGCGCCCTCTCCCTGCCCATCCCCTCGCTTCTGCCCAGCTACTGTCATCAAAAGCCGGGTGCCCCTGGGCCCTTCCGCTCTGCAGAACTGCTCCACTCCTCTTCCCCTGCCCTCTCGGGACCTCAATGCCACCTTTGACCTCTCCGAGGAGCCCCTTGCAAAACTGGGCTTCCACGAATGCATTGGCTGGGACAGTGTGCCCCAGGAGCTGAACAGGCTGGATCAGCCCTTCATCCCCAG cgcCCCCATGCCCCTGTTCACCATGAAGGGCCCCAAGCCAGCATCTTCCTTCTCCGGGACCTCAGCCCGCAAGAAGAGGCGCGCTGTGAG TTCCTCCATCTCCCGCTCACTGGGAGTTGCCCGAGGCCGCAGCCGCATCGCCCGCCTTCCCAGCACCACCTTGAAGAGGCCAGCTGGGCCCCTGGCAATCCCAG AGCCCCCCTCCAGTCCCCACTACCCTGGAAACCAGAAGAACCGGGAGGAACTGATGGGGGTTAAGGGGGCGCTGTCAGCTGGGAGCTGCTCCATCAAGGTGTCCTGA
- the KIF18B gene encoding kinesin-like protein KIF18B isoform X1, with protein MVMAVEDSMLRVVVRLRPPTPKELESQRRPVVQVVDERVLVFDPEEPDGGFLGLKWGSAQDGPRKKGKDLTFVFDRVFGETATQQDVFQHTTHSILDSFLQGYNCSVFAYGATGAGKTHTMLGRERDPGIMYLTTMELYRRLEACREEKRFEVLISYLEVYNEQIHDLLEPKGPLAIREDPDKGVVVQGLSFHQPTSAEQLLGMLTRGNRNRTQHPTDANATSSRSHAIFQIFVKQQDRIPGLTQALRVAKMSLIDLAGSERASSTHAKGERLREGANINRSLLALINVLNALADAKGRKSHVPYRDSKLTRLLKDCIGGNCRTVMIAAVSPSSLTYEDTYNTLKYADRAKEIKLSLKSNVISLDCHISQYATICQQLQAEVAALREKLRVYEAAAQAPPHDAPRSPKPGTPHQPLPSCPSPSHLPSQPRTPELQPGSAVLQEESLGSEAPGEKVVDGNSSNREQPPEDKDEGPAKEIPTQVPEQNLRHPSPRSPDLTVQPKPVVDHLPPPNLDRDRSKQLALRVLCLAQRQYSLLQAANLLTPDMVTEFETLQQLVREENAGPGGEASGEPGPARKAPLAQELRSESKSAGYSGPVTRTMARQLSGLTHTLGVPPGPDCTPPQASREATEKKRRRPSPSEPDSPPAPKLGTKRQRQSLLPCLRRGTLPEARLPCGPSTPTGKRAPSPCPSPRFCPATVIKSRVPLGPSALQNCSTPLPLPSRDLNATFDLSEEPLAKLGFHECIGWDSVPQELNRLDQPFIPSAPMPLFTMKGPKPASSFSGTSARKKRRAVSSSISRSLGVARGRSRIARLPSTTLKRPAGPLAIPEPPSSPHYPGNQKNREELMGVKGALSAGSCSIKVS; from the exons ATGGTGATGGCGGTGGAGGACAGCATGTTGCGGGTGGTGGTGCGGCTGCGGCCCCCCACTCCGAAGGAGCTGGAGAGTCAGCGGCGGCCTGTGGTTCAGGTGGTAGACGAGCGTGTGCTGGTGTTCGACCCTGAGGAGCCCGATGGGGGCTTCCTTGGCCTGAAATGGGGCAGCGCCCAAGATGGCCCCAGGAAGAAGGGCAAAGACCTGACGTTTGTCTTTGACCGGGTCTTCGGTGAGACGGCCACCCAGCAGGATGTGTTCCAGCACACCACCCACAGCATCCTGGACAGCTTCCTCCAGGGCTACAACTGCTCAG TGTTTGCCTATGGGGCCACCGGGGCCGGGAAGACACACACCATGCTGGGAAGAGAGAGGGACCCTGGCATCATGTACCTGACCACCATGGAGCTGTACAGAAGACTTGAGGCCTGCCGGGAGGAGAAGAGATTCGAGGTGCTCATCAGCTACCTGGAG GTGTACAATGAGCAGATCCACGACCTCCTGGAGCCCAAGGGGCCCCTTGCCATCCGTGAGGACCCCGACAAAGGGGTGGTGGTACAAGGACTTTCCTTCCACCAG CCAACCTCAGCTGAGCAGCTGCTGGGCATGCTGACCCGGGGGAACCGTAACCGCACGCAGCACCCCACTGATGCCAACGCTACGTCCTCCCGCTCCCATGCCATCTTCCAg ATCTTCGTGAAGCAGCAGGACCGGATCCCAGGTCTGACCCAGGCCCTTCGCGTGGCCAAGATGAGCCTCATTGACCTGGCAGGCTCAGAGCGGGCGTCCAGCACCCATGCCAAGGGGGAGCGGCTACGGGAGGGAGCCAACATCAACCGCTCGCTGCTGGCCCTCATCAACGTCCTCAACGCCCTGGCGGACGCAAAG GGCCGAAAGTCTCACGTGCCATACCGGGACAGCAAGCTGACCCGCCTCCTCAAGGACTGCATTGGGGGCAACTGCCGAACGGTGATGATCGCTGCCGTCAGCCCCTCCAGCCTGACCTACGAGGACACCTACAACACCCTCAAGTATGCCGACCGGGCCAAGGAGATCAAACTCTCG CTGAAGAGCAACGTGATCAGCCTGGACTGTCACATCAGCCAGTACGCCACCATCTGCCAGCAGCTCCAGGCTGAG GTGGCCGCCCTGAGGGAGAAGCTCCGGGTGTATGAGGCAGCAGCCCAGGCCCCACCTCACGACGCTCCACGGTCCCCCAAGCCAGGCACTCCGCATCAACC CCTCCCCAGCTGCCCCTCACCGTCCCATCTCCCCAGCCAGCCCCGCACCCCAGAGCTCCAGCCAGGGTCAGCAGTCCTTCAAGAGGAGAGCCTGGGGTCAGAGGCCCCAGGGGAGAAGGTCGTGGACGGGAACTCCTCAAATAGGGAGCAGCCCCCAGAGGACAAGGATGAAGGCCCGGCCAAGGAG ATTCCAACCCAGGTGCCAGAACAGAACCTCAGACACCCATCGCCCAGGTCCCCTGACCTGACCGTGCAGCCCAAGCCAGTCGTGGACCACCTCCCACCACCAAACCTGGACAGGGACCGTTCTAAGCA GTTGGCCCTGAGGGTGCTGTGCCTGGCCCAGCGCCAGTATTCCCTGCTCCAAGCAGCCAACCTCCTGACCCCTGACATGGTCACAGAATTTGAGACTCTGCAGCAGCTGGTGCGAGAGGAAAACGCTGGGCCTGGAGGGGAGGCTTCTGGGGAGCCTGGCCCAGCCAGGAAGGCACCTCTGGCTCAAGAGCTGCGTTCAGAGTCAA AATCTGCAGGATACTCGGGCCCTGTAACTCGGACCATGGCAAGGCAACTGAGTGGCCTCACACACACTCTGGGGGTCCCACCTGGGCCAGACTGCACTCCACCCCAGGCATCTCGGGAGGCCAcagagaagaagaggaggagaccgAGCCCCTCGGAGCCAGACAGCCCCCCGGCCCCAAAACTGGGGACCAAGCGCCAGCGCCAGTCCCTCCTGCCCTGCCTGAGGAGGGGGACCCTGCCTGAGGCTCGGCTTCCATGTGGGCCCAGCACCCCCACGGGGAAGAGGGCGCCCTCTCCCTGCCCATCCCCTCGCTTCTGCCCAGCTACTGTCATCAAAAGCCGGGTGCCCCTGGGCCCTTCCGCTCTGCAGAACTGCTCCACTCCTCTTCCCCTGCCCTCTCGGGACCTCAATGCCACCTTTGACCTCTCCGAGGAGCCCCTTGCAAAACTGGGCTTCCACGAATGCATTGGCTGGGACAGTGTGCCCCAGGAGCTGAACAGGCTGGATCAGCCCTTCATCCCCAG cgcCCCCATGCCCCTGTTCACCATGAAGGGCCCCAAGCCAGCATCTTCCTTCTCCGGGACCTCAGCCCGCAAGAAGAGGCGCGCTGTGAG TTCCTCCATCTCCCGCTCACTGGGAGTTGCCCGAGGCCGCAGCCGCATCGCCCGCCTTCCCAGCACCACCTTGAAGAGGCCAGCTGGGCCCCTGGCAATCCCAG AGCCCCCCTCCAGTCCCCACTACCCTGGAAACCAGAAGAACCGGGAGGAACTGATGGGGGTTAAGGGGGCGCTGTCAGCTGGGAGCTGCTCCATCAAGGTGTCCTGA